One Bacteroidota bacterium genomic window carries:
- the moaA gene encoding GTP 3',8-cyclase MoaA: MNSLTDTFGRAHNYLRVSLTDACNFRCQYCVASFGEINHPSPHLMQADEITAIIQIFSELGVDRVRFTGGEPLVRKDALHVFNNIGKLPLKLAITTNGVFLDKYISCFEEIGLRSINVSLDTLDADKFKTITKVDAFSKVIGNIEKLIQHDFHVKINAVVMQGMNETEICDFVELTRNLPVHVRFIEFMPFKGNEWDHEKVYSYREMMEQIEGKYDIEKLEDKPEDTAKKYQAKGFAGTFAVISTVTEPFCSGCNRLRLTADGKMKNCLFSQTETDLLSAYRKGEDIRPLIIQNVKSKFAMLGGQQLSNEMENRSMISIGG, encoded by the coding sequence ATGAATAGCCTTACAGACACCTTTGGTCGAGCCCATAATTATTTAAGGGTTTCGCTTACCGATGCCTGTAATTTTCGCTGTCAATATTGTGTGGCTTCGTTTGGCGAAATCAACCACCCTTCACCACACTTGATGCAAGCTGATGAGATAACAGCTATCATACAAATATTTTCCGAGTTGGGTGTAGATAGGGTTCGTTTTACAGGCGGTGAACCGCTAGTGAGAAAAGATGCTCTCCATGTTTTTAATAATATAGGAAAGTTGCCACTTAAATTGGCCATCACCACCAATGGCGTTTTCCTCGATAAATATATATCCTGTTTTGAAGAAATCGGCTTGCGTTCCATCAACGTGAGTTTGGATACTTTAGACGCAGATAAATTTAAAACAATTACCAAAGTGGATGCTTTTAGTAAAGTGATTGGTAATATCGAAAAATTAATTCAACACGATTTTCATGTTAAAATAAATGCAGTGGTGATGCAAGGCATGAACGAAACAGAAATTTGTGATTTTGTGGAGCTTACCCGTAATCTCCCTGTGCATGTGCGATTCATAGAATTTATGCCTTTTAAAGGGAATGAATGGGATCATGAAAAAGTATATAGTTACAGGGAAATGATGGAGCAAATAGAAGGGAAGTATGATATAGAAAAACTAGAAGACAAACCCGAAGATACCGCAAAAAAATATCAGGCAAAAGGATTTGCAGGAACCTTTGCCGTAATAAGCACCGTTACCGAACCTTTCTGCAGTGGGTGCAACCGGTTAAGATTAACCGCTGATGGCAAGATGAAAAATTGTTTGTTTTCGCAAACCGAAACAGATTTACTTTCCGCATATAGAAAGGGTGAAGATATTCGACCACTTATTATACAAAATGTAAAATCAAAATTTGCCATGTTGGGTGGTCAGCAATTGAGCAATGAAATGGAAAATCGCAGTATGATTTCTATCGGCGGATAA
- a CDS encoding sulfite exporter TauE/SafE family protein, which yields MPVHFDIYMIILIGLVSIMYSSVGHGGASGYLAVMALWALPTDYMKTTALILNIAVSSISFSQYYIKKYFNWKLFYPFALASIPAAFIGAGIPINPVTYKKILGIILLFPVIKLSGIPIPIKKIKLELNIYIALLIGAVIGFLSGLLGIGGGILLSPIILLFGWALAKQTAAVSALFILVNSAAGLLNEKTWPPSNIIFTKETYALLSVVIFGGLLGAWWGSAKAHEVSIKRLLAIGLGIASIKLIFA from the coding sequence ATGCCAGTTCATTTTGATATATATATGATTATATTGATTGGACTCGTTTCAATTATGTACTCATCAGTGGGGCATGGCGGTGCCAGTGGTTATTTGGCCGTGATGGCCTTATGGGCATTGCCAACAGATTATATGAAAACTACTGCATTAATTTTGAATATTGCGGTATCGTCTATTTCCTTTAGTCAATATTATATTAAAAAATATTTTAATTGGAAATTGTTTTATCCTTTTGCTCTGGCTTCAATTCCTGCGGCATTTATAGGTGCGGGTATTCCCATAAATCCTGTAACATATAAGAAAATTTTAGGTATTATTTTGTTATTCCCTGTCATCAAATTAAGTGGTATTCCTATACCCATCAAAAAAATTAAATTGGAATTGAATATATATATTGCCTTGCTCATTGGTGCTGTTATTGGTTTCTTGTCGGGACTGCTGGGAATAGGGGGCGGTATATTGTTAAGTCCTATTATATTGCTTTTTGGATGGGCATTGGCCAAGCAAACAGCGGCGGTATCGGCTTTGTTTATATTGGTTAATTCTGCTGCAGGATTATTAAATGAAAAAACCTGGCCACCAAGTAATATAATTTTTACAAAAGAAACCTATGCGTTATTATCAGTTGTAATTTTTGGTGGATTATTGGGTGCATGGTGGGGTAGTGCAAAAGCCCATGAAGTTTCCATTAAGCGACTGCTGGCTATAGGTCTTGGTATTGCATCAATTAAACTTATATTTGCCTAA
- a CDS encoding molybdopterin molybdotransferase MoeA, with amino-acid sequence MISVNEAVAFIKENIPGLISVRLGVIEACGFISAQDIYSPLALPPFNQSAMDGYAIRFKDIEKNNFRLAGEVAAGGYYTSMIEPNSAIRIFTGASVPEGADTVIMQEHAIVSGGNIAFSPLPAKQGMNVRPIGSHIQKGEIAFAKGQLITPAAVGHLTGLGITEVFVYNKPKVAIITTGDELIEPGLELEEGSIYDSNKPMLVAALASLGIEPIYINHVPDEPEVLYKDIQIAFEKVDMLLVTGGVSVGDYDYVVTMLEKAGVKKVFHNVKQKPGKPLYFGTLGDKLVFGLPGNPASVLTCFYEYVSIALKSMMGYDNAVLKKSFLPLKNSYTKKKGLTHFLKGIADENGVEILSGQESYILHSYALANCLVCIHEDVEEKNAGDIIEIHWIN; translated from the coding sequence ATGATTAGTGTTAACGAAGCAGTAGCATTTATTAAAGAAAATATTCCAGGGCTTATTTCGGTAAGGCTTGGTGTTATTGAGGCTTGCGGGTTTATATCGGCACAAGACATATATTCTCCACTTGCGTTGCCACCCTTTAATCAAAGTGCAATGGATGGTTATGCAATCAGATTTAAAGATATAGAAAAGAATAATTTTAGGCTTGCGGGCGAAGTTGCTGCTGGGGGATATTATACAAGTATGATAGAACCCAATTCGGCTATTCGAATTTTTACTGGTGCATCTGTACCCGAAGGTGCTGACACGGTGATTATGCAGGAGCATGCAATTGTATCGGGTGGAAATATAGCTTTTTCGCCATTACCTGCTAAACAAGGAATGAATGTTAGACCCATAGGTTCACATATACAAAAAGGGGAAATAGCTTTTGCCAAAGGGCAGTTAATTACACCTGCTGCGGTGGGGCATTTAACGGGCTTGGGTATTACAGAAGTATTCGTATATAATAAACCCAAGGTAGCTATTATTACAACTGGAGATGAATTGATAGAGCCTGGTTTGGAACTTGAGGAAGGAAGTATATATGATTCTAATAAACCTATGTTGGTGGCTGCTTTGGCAAGTTTAGGAATAGAACCTATTTATATAAATCATGTTCCTGATGAACCTGAAGTATTATACAAAGATATACAAATAGCATTTGAGAAAGTAGATATGCTTTTGGTAACGGGTGGTGTGTCGGTCGGTGATTATGATTATGTAGTTACGATGCTAGAAAAAGCAGGCGTAAAAAAAGTATTTCATAATGTCAAACAAAAACCCGGCAAACCCTTATATTTTGGAACACTGGGAGATAAACTTGTATTTGGCTTGCCAGGCAACCCCGCCTCGGTGCTTACCTGTTTTTATGAGTATGTTTCCATAGCTTTAAAATCAATGATGGGTTATGATAATGCAGTATTAAAAAAATCCTTTCTACCGCTAAAAAATTCATATACAAAAAAGAAGGGACTCACCCATTTTCTCAAAGGAATTGCTGATGAAAATGGTGTTGAAATATTATCAGGTCAAGAATCTTATATATTACATTCGTATGCTTTGGCAAATTGCCTCGTTTGTATTCATGAAGATGTGGAAGAAAAAAATGCGGGAGATATTATAGAAATTCATTGGATTAATTAA
- a CDS encoding MoaD/ThiS family protein: MNKAISIKFFGMLQEQIGSMIEVDESVENVEQLRAILEKKYIYLNGINYLVAVNKNIASNEIIITSDSEIAILPPFSGG, translated from the coding sequence ATGAATAAAGCCATATCTATAAAGTTTTTTGGAATGTTGCAAGAGCAAATAGGAAGTATGATAGAAGTGGATGAGTCTGTCGAAAATGTGGAGCAACTACGTGCAATACTCGAAAAGAAATATATATATTTAAATGGGATTAATTATTTGGTAGCAGTTAATAAAAATATAGCAAGTAATGAAATTATAATAACATCAGATTCAGAAATTGCAATTCTACCTCCATTTTCGGGTGGATAA